One Actinomadura viridis genomic region harbors:
- a CDS encoding response regulator — protein MPRPAAAGDTAAGEGPADPIRVLIVDDHALFRRGLEMVLQTEDDIEVIGEGGDGHEAVQMAGDLLPDVVLMDIRMPRRSGIEACTAIKDAAPSAKIVMLTISDEEEDLFEAIKAGASGYLLKEISIDEVPQAVRAVHGGQSLISPSMASKLITEFAVLAKRSEERTQQVPAPRLTDREMEVLRLVARGLGNREIARELFISENTVKNHVRNILEKLQLHSRMEAVVYAVREKLLEIT, from the coding sequence GTGCCCCGTCCAGCCGCCGCCGGCGACACCGCGGCGGGCGAGGGCCCCGCCGATCCCATCCGCGTTCTGATCGTGGACGACCACGCGCTGTTCCGCCGCGGCCTGGAGATGGTCCTGCAGACCGAGGACGACATCGAGGTCATCGGTGAGGGCGGGGACGGCCACGAGGCCGTCCAGATGGCCGGCGACCTGCTGCCCGACGTGGTCCTCATGGACATCCGGATGCCCCGCCGCAGCGGCATCGAGGCGTGCACGGCCATCAAGGACGCGGCGCCCAGCGCCAAGATCGTGATGCTGACCATCAGCGACGAGGAGGAGGACCTCTTCGAGGCCATCAAGGCCGGGGCCAGCGGCTACCTCCTCAAGGAGATCTCCATCGACGAGGTGCCCCAGGCGGTGCGCGCCGTGCACGGCGGGCAGTCGCTGATCAGCCCCTCGATGGCCTCCAAACTGATCACCGAGTTCGCCGTGCTGGCCAAGCGCAGCGAGGAGCGCACCCAGCAGGTCCCCGCCCCCCGCCTCACCGACCGGGAGATGGAGGTGCTCCGGCTGGTCGCCCGCGGCCTGGGCAACCGGGAGATCGCCCGCGAGCTGTTCATCTCCGAGAACACCGTGAAGAACCACGTCCGCAACATCCTGGAGAAGCTCCAGCTGCACTCGCGGATGGAGGCCGTGGTCTACGCGGTCCGCGAGAAGCTGCTCGAGATCACCTGA
- a CDS encoding winged helix-turn-helix domain-containing protein, which yields MSDIELGPDEVRRLQLRAQGLLGAGFRRGGGVPRLLGALGAVQLDTISVLARSHELVPYARLGPVGRDAVEAAYWGDGTGFEYWAHAASVLPLADWPLFEFRRRAYRRRGWRWHKVPEGVCEDVLKRLHADGPLTTKELGGAKAGGDWWEWSDHKIAIEWLLDIGEVVCVRRIGWRRVYDLAERAVPAALLDREPDDAECLTGLVAKAGRALAVGTRADLADYYRLKAEQVDAVVEAAGLVPVRVRGWRHDAWADPEALAAPVRGRHATTLLSPFDSLVWDRARTSRVFGFDHRLEAYVPKAKRVHGYFVMPLLAGGRLMGRVDPAREGRTLVARQVSFEPWATATPARTEKAAAALRAALWQAASWVGCDAVRVDRIDPPELAGALRLDTPE from the coding sequence GTGAGCGACATCGAACTCGGCCCGGACGAGGTACGGCGGCTCCAGTTGCGGGCGCAGGGGCTGCTCGGGGCCGGGTTCCGGCGCGGCGGCGGCGTCCCGCGGCTGCTGGGCGCGCTCGGGGCCGTCCAGCTCGACACGATCTCCGTGCTGGCCCGTTCGCACGAGCTGGTCCCCTACGCCCGGCTCGGGCCGGTGGGCCGGGACGCGGTCGAGGCCGCCTACTGGGGCGACGGCACGGGCTTCGAGTACTGGGCGCACGCGGCGTCGGTGCTGCCCCTCGCCGACTGGCCCCTCTTCGAGTTCCGCCGCAGGGCGTACCGGCGCCGCGGGTGGCGCTGGCACAAGGTCCCCGAGGGCGTGTGCGAGGACGTCCTCAAGCGGCTCCACGCCGACGGCCCGCTCACCACCAAGGAGCTGGGCGGGGCCAAGGCGGGCGGCGACTGGTGGGAGTGGAGCGACCACAAGATCGCGATCGAGTGGCTGCTGGACATCGGCGAGGTCGTCTGCGTGCGCCGGATCGGCTGGCGCCGGGTGTACGACCTGGCCGAGCGGGCGGTCCCGGCCGCGTTGCTCGACCGCGAGCCGGACGACGCCGAGTGCCTGACCGGGCTGGTCGCCAAGGCCGGGCGGGCGCTGGCCGTCGGCACCCGCGCCGACCTGGCCGACTACTACCGTCTCAAGGCCGAGCAGGTCGACGCGGTGGTGGAGGCGGCCGGGCTGGTTCCCGTGCGGGTACGGGGATGGCGCCACGACGCGTGGGCCGACCCCGAGGCGCTGGCCGCCCCGGTGCGCGGGCGGCACGCGACGACGCTGCTGTCGCCGTTCGACTCCCTGGTGTGGGACCGCGCGCGCACGTCGCGGGTGTTCGGCTTCGACCACCGGCTGGAGGCGTACGTGCCGAAGGCCAAGCGGGTCCACGGCTACTTCGTCATGCCGCTGCTGGCCGGGGGCCGGCTCATGGGGCGGGTCGACCCGGCGCGGGAGGGCCGCACCCTGGTCGCCCGCCAGGTGTCCTTCGAGCCGTGGGCGACCGCGACGCCGGCCCGCACCGAGAAGGCCGCCGCCGCGCTGCGCGCCGCCCTCTGGCAGGCCGCGTCCTGGGTGGGCTGCGACGCGGTTCGGGTGGATCGGATCGATCCACCCGAACTGGCCGGCGCGCTCAGGCTCGACACGCCCGAGTAG
- a CDS encoding ComF family protein, whose product MGFLTGLLDLVLPQSCAGCGRSTDLLCASCSALLSASSPRPAWPEPVPRGLPRPWTAAAYEGPVRAVILAHKESARTALAAPLGAVLAKAVHAAIAHVQPAVGPSQPPAGPAKAAVTVPGRAAPGTRGRGLEGRDPPGAGASLGAGGSSSGAALAREPPVFVVPVPSARSAVRRRGHDATRRMAVAAVRCLRAAGWDAPGLAALRQRRRVADQAGLSAGERAANLAGALETVPGVRVAGRRIVLVDDVITTGATLAEAGRALREAGAEVVAAATVAATPRRRRW is encoded by the coding sequence ATGGGATTCCTCACCGGCCTTCTCGACCTGGTCCTGCCGCAGAGCTGCGCGGGCTGCGGGCGCTCGACCGACCTCCTGTGCGCGTCCTGCTCGGCGCTGCTGTCCGCGTCCTCACCCCGGCCCGCGTGGCCCGAGCCCGTGCCCCGGGGGCTGCCGCGCCCCTGGACGGCCGCCGCGTACGAGGGGCCGGTACGCGCCGTCATCCTCGCCCACAAGGAGTCCGCTCGTACGGCCCTGGCGGCCCCTCTGGGCGCGGTCCTGGCCAAGGCCGTCCACGCGGCCATCGCCCACGTGCAGCCCGCCGTGGGGCCCTCTCAGCCCCCTGCAGGGCCCGCGAAGGCCGCCGTCACCGTCCCCGGCCGCGCCGCGCCCGGAACGCGGGGGCGCGGCCTGGAGGGCCGCGACCCGCCGGGGGCAGGCGCTTCGTTGGGTGCGGGCGGTTCTTCGTCGGGTGCGGCGCTTGCGCGCGAGCCTCCCGTGTTCGTGGTCCCGGTGCCTTCGGCGCGGTCCGCGGTACGGCGGCGGGGGCACGACGCGACGCGGCGGATGGCGGTGGCGGCGGTCCGGTGCCTGCGGGCGGCCGGGTGGGACGCACCGGGGCTTGCGGCGCTGCGGCAGCGGCGGCGGGTGGCCGACCAGGCGGGGCTGTCGGCGGGCGAGCGCGCGGCCAACCTGGCCGGCGCGCTGGAGACGGTCCCCGGCGTGCGCGTGGCGGGGCGGCGGATCGTCCTGGTCGACGATGTGATCACCACCGGGGCCACGCTGGCGGAGGCGGGGCGGGCGCTGCGCGAGGCCGGCGCGGAGGTGGTGGCCGCCGCGACGGTGGCGGCGACACCCCGGCGGCGCCGGTGGTGA
- the mtrB gene encoding MtrAB system histidine kinase MtrB, producing the protein MNRVKRLARRGLGTVRRVVRGAVRHAYTRWRRSIQVRVVTSTLFISAIVVAILGLFLMQQITTALMDGKIKAARLQLDEGLGAVQRDLGNPSEDAAGRLEGVVNGLKARSGPSGLYEVYIRDVREPSFDGFATNELREESVPQRLRDELGKGPAGARNYTFGKLSYIGRASEPGLIVGGKAGQFELYYLFPLTEEQRTLTFVGRSLVGVGAVLVLLLAAIASLVTRQVVIPVRLAAQGAQRLAAGRLEERMRVRGEDDLARLARSFNEMAANLQEKIGELEDLSQVQRQFVSDVSHELRTPLTTIRIAADMLYEYRDTFSDPAVGRSAELLQSQLERFESLLADLLEISRHDAGAATLDAESLDMRDLVLRAVGDIQNLAERKGSKVVFQLPGEPCMAEVDRRRVERIMRNLLVNAVEHGEGEDIVVSVAADRDAVAVAVRDHGVGLKAGEGQMVFDRFWRADPARARTTGGTGLGLSISREDAQLHGGWLQAWGEPGAGSQFRLSLPRVAGAELRGSPLPLVPPGAGSPRPLFAELEAGE; encoded by the coding sequence ATGAACAGGGTCAAGCGGCTCGCCCGCCGCGGGCTCGGCACGGTACGCCGGGTGGTGCGCGGCGCGGTCCGCCATGCCTACACGCGGTGGCGCCGTTCCATCCAGGTACGGGTGGTCACCTCGACCCTGTTCATCTCGGCCATCGTGGTCGCGATCCTCGGGCTGTTCCTCATGCAGCAGATCACCACGGCCCTGATGGACGGCAAGATCAAGGCGGCCCGGCTCCAGCTCGACGAGGGGCTGGGCGCGGTGCAGCGCGACCTGGGCAACCCCTCCGAAGACGCCGCCGGGCGGCTGGAGGGCGTGGTCAACGGCCTCAAGGCGCGCAGCGGCCCCTCCGGGCTGTACGAGGTCTACATCCGCGACGTCCGGGAGCCCTCGTTCGACGGGTTCGCCACCAACGAGCTGCGGGAGGAGAGCGTCCCGCAGCGGCTGCGCGACGAGCTGGGCAAGGGGCCCGCCGGGGCGCGCAACTACACGTTCGGCAAGCTGTCCTATATCGGCCGCGCCTCCGAGCCCGGCCTGATCGTCGGCGGCAAGGCCGGGCAGTTCGAGCTCTACTACCTCTTCCCGCTCACCGAGGAGCAGCGCACCCTGACGTTCGTGGGCCGCTCGCTGGTCGGCGTCGGCGCGGTGCTGGTCCTGCTCCTGGCCGCGATCGCCTCGCTGGTCACCCGCCAGGTGGTGATCCCGGTACGGCTCGCCGCGCAGGGCGCCCAGCGGCTGGCCGCCGGGCGGCTGGAGGAGCGGATGCGGGTCCGCGGCGAGGACGACCTGGCCCGCCTGGCACGCTCGTTCAACGAGATGGCCGCCAACCTCCAGGAGAAGATCGGCGAGCTGGAGGACCTGTCCCAGGTGCAGCGGCAGTTCGTGTCGGACGTCTCGCACGAGCTGCGCACCCCGCTCACCACGATCCGGATCGCGGCCGACATGCTCTACGAGTACCGCGACACGTTCTCCGACCCGGCCGTCGGCCGTTCCGCGGAGCTGCTGCAGAGCCAGCTGGAGCGGTTCGAGTCGCTGCTGGCCGACCTGCTGGAGATCAGCCGGCACGACGCGGGCGCGGCCACCCTGGACGCCGAGTCCCTGGACATGCGCGACCTGGTGCTGCGCGCGGTGGGCGACATCCAGAACCTCGCCGAGCGCAAGGGCAGCAAGGTGGTGTTCCAGCTGCCGGGCGAGCCCTGCATGGCCGAGGTCGACCGCCGCCGCGTCGAGCGGATCATGCGCAACCTGCTGGTCAACGCCGTCGAGCACGGCGAGGGCGAGGACATCGTCGTGTCGGTCGCGGCCGACCGGGACGCGGTGGCCGTGGCGGTGCGCGACCACGGCGTGGGCCTGAAGGCCGGAGAGGGGCAGATGGTCTTCGACCGCTTCTGGCGCGCCGACCCCGCCCGCGCGCGGACGACCGGCGGCACCGGCCTCGGCCTGTCCATCTCCCGGGAGGACGCCCAGCTGCACGGCGGCTGGCTCCAGGCATGGGGGGAGCCGGGCGCGGGCTCGCAGTTCCGCCTCTCGCTGCCCCGGGTGGCCGGTGCCGAGCTGCGCGGCTCCCCGCTTCCGCTGGTGCCGCCCGGCGCGGGCAGCCCCCGCCCCCTGTTCGCGGAACTGGAGGCCGGGGAGTGA
- a CDS encoding LpqB family beta-propeller domain-containing protein — MTWRKAVCAAAAAALFLGGCASVPSGGRVISGRPAEGSDQADHPYVRLVPVRPRPEWGPGQIVSGFLAACASFDDGHAVARDYLSGSTLWRPGARPAVTVLQDRQEPEVVREAATVATVRVRGQRLGTIDPSGQYTADPKPVEVTFQLGRTPHGTWRVTGLPAEVQNGLLLTKSDVDRAFRPANLFFFAPDRRTLVPNGIFLPMVNRQDLPAHLVRALLDGPTSWLEPAVDSAFPPRTRLRGRGVTVSQDVATVDLTREARAGSLERMSAQLSWTLRQLPDIKQWRLRIDGETVAPAGTPSTQPVRSWQANDPDGAPSDQTAYVIGAAGHLSQLLRDQPQPVATGTGGRLARPAVAPDFVEVAGLSPAGDRLLAGDLVAGAANLRTLLKASRRGARFTPPSWDRAGRLWTVESTDDKSWLWVRERRGRPPVRVAHWGLGGREVLAFRVARDGVRAAAIVNVDGRAQVQLGRIVHEDGTDVGSFLPVSSELGGAIDLAWRDYGTLAVLGRKNLDSQTLPYLVPVGGGTISSLGGGSLGVPQSIAAAPDEPVLIGTRSSHTRQVCRQRTPREQFSEWVCNIPAADPTYPR; from the coding sequence GTGACCTGGCGGAAGGCGGTGTGCGCCGCCGCGGCGGCCGCGCTGTTCCTCGGCGGCTGCGCCAGCGTTCCCAGCGGCGGCAGGGTCATCTCCGGACGGCCCGCCGAGGGCTCCGACCAGGCCGACCACCCGTACGTCCGGCTGGTCCCGGTCCGGCCGCGCCCCGAGTGGGGCCCGGGCCAGATCGTGTCGGGGTTCCTGGCCGCCTGCGCCAGCTTCGACGACGGCCACGCCGTCGCCCGCGACTACCTCTCCGGCTCCACCCTGTGGCGTCCGGGCGCCCGTCCCGCCGTGACCGTCCTGCAGGACCGGCAGGAACCCGAGGTCGTCAGGGAGGCCGCCACCGTCGCCACCGTCCGGGTACGCGGGCAGCGGCTCGGCACGATCGACCCGAGCGGCCAGTACACCGCCGACCCCAAGCCGGTCGAGGTGACCTTCCAGCTCGGCCGGACCCCGCACGGGACGTGGCGGGTGACCGGCCTGCCCGCCGAGGTGCAGAACGGGCTGCTGCTGACCAAGAGCGACGTGGACCGCGCCTTCCGCCCCGCGAACCTGTTCTTCTTCGCCCCCGACCGCCGCACCCTCGTGCCGAACGGGATCTTCCTGCCGATGGTCAACCGGCAGGACCTGCCCGCCCACCTGGTCCGGGCGCTGCTGGACGGCCCCACCTCCTGGCTCGAACCGGCGGTCGACAGCGCCTTCCCGCCCCGCACCCGGCTGCGCGGCCGGGGCGTCACGGTCAGCCAGGACGTCGCCACCGTCGACCTGACCCGGGAGGCCCGCGCGGGCAGCCTGGAACGCATGTCGGCCCAGCTCAGCTGGACGCTGCGGCAGCTGCCCGACATCAAGCAGTGGCGCCTGCGGATCGACGGGGAGACGGTCGCGCCTGCGGGCACGCCCAGCACCCAGCCGGTCCGGTCCTGGCAGGCCAACGATCCCGACGGCGCGCCGTCCGACCAGACCGCCTACGTCATCGGGGCCGCCGGGCATCTGAGCCAGCTGCTGCGGGACCAGCCGCAGCCGGTGGCCACCGGCACCGGCGGGCGGCTGGCCCGTCCCGCGGTCGCACCGGACTTCGTCGAGGTCGCCGGGCTCAGTCCCGCCGGCGACCGGCTGCTCGCCGGCGACCTGGTCGCGGGCGCGGCCAACCTCCGCACCCTGCTGAAGGCCTCGCGCCGCGGGGCGCGCTTCACCCCTCCGTCCTGGGACCGGGCCGGCCGCCTGTGGACGGTGGAGTCCACCGACGACAAGTCCTGGCTGTGGGTCCGCGAACGCCGCGGCCGTCCCCCCGTCCGGGTCGCGCACTGGGGCCTGGGCGGGCGCGAGGTGCTGGCCTTCCGCGTCGCCCGTGACGGCGTGCGGGCCGCCGCGATCGTGAACGTCGACGGCCGCGCCCAGGTCCAGCTCGGCCGGATCGTCCACGAGGACGGCACCGACGTCGGCTCGTTCCTGCCGGTCAGCTCCGAACTGGGCGGCGCCATCGACCTGGCCTGGCGCGACTACGGCACGCTGGCCGTGCTGGGCCGCAAGAACCTCGACTCCCAGACCCTGCCCTACCTGGTCCCGGTCGGCGGCGGCACGATCAGCTCGCTGGGCGGCGGGTCCCTCGGCGTCCCCCAGTCGATCGCGGCGGCGCCCGACGAGCCCGTGCTGATCGGCACCCGTTCGTCCCACACCAGGCAGGTCTGCCGCCAGCGGACGCCCCGCGAGCAGTTCAGCGAGTGGGTCTGCAACATCCCCGCGGCCGACCCCACCTATCCCCGCTGA
- a CDS encoding Rv3235 family protein, with product MPERPGAQPRRITARSDRTFRAEAARAADHPGPGAGRRAGHGHTVVRLVPDTGETGVNGSLALVPQPGPPRRRGTHLSVAGGPSPPREAAEATVRLVIEVLAGTRPPRHLAGRAVPGVWRGLAAHQPQLRDRLVAPPRILRTWSQSPAPGTVETGAVVVLNGRVHALALRLDLHRGRWRCTAVETTVPAARGRRTPA from the coding sequence ATGCCCGAACGGCCCGGAGCCCAGCCCCGCAGAATCACCGCCCGCAGCGACCGTACGTTCCGCGCTGAGGCCGCCCGCGCCGCCGACCATCCCGGTCCCGGCGCCGGCCGCCGCGCGGGCCACGGCCACACGGTCGTCCGCCTCGTCCCGGACACCGGCGAGACCGGCGTGAACGGTTCGCTGGCCCTCGTTCCGCAGCCCGGACCCCCGCGGCGGCGCGGCACCCACCTGTCCGTGGCCGGCGGCCCGTCCCCGCCCCGGGAGGCGGCCGAGGCCACCGTCCGGCTCGTCATCGAGGTGCTCGCCGGGACGCGTCCCCCGCGGCACCTGGCCGGCAGGGCCGTTCCCGGCGTGTGGCGGGGCCTGGCGGCACACCAGCCGCAGCTGAGGGACAGGCTCGTCGCACCGCCCCGGATCCTGCGGACGTGGTCCCAGAGCCCCGCCCCGGGGACCGTGGAGACGGGCGCGGTGGTGGTCCTGAACGGCCGCGTCCACGCCCTGGCCCTGCGCCTGGACCTTCACCGGGGCCGCTGGCGGTGCACCGCCGTGGAGACCACGGTGCCCGCCGCACGCGGGCGCCGCACCCCCGCGTGA
- the hpf gene encoding ribosome hibernation-promoting factor, HPF/YfiA family encodes MDIIVRGRHTDVNDRFRQHVDTKLAKIERLHSKVRRVDVEVSQERNPRLADQRERVELTIRSRGPVIRAEAAADDRYGALDLALDKLESKLRRDSDRRKVHHGSRAPAKLATMEPLPDATADAAPAPQSPKNGSKNGSKPRQAPAGAGTEDAEADLYEAVDSAMDENLVPIPMEGDGPIVVREKFHKAEPMGIEQALFEMELVGHDFFLFRDKASGHPSVVYRRRGWDYGVIRLVEE; translated from the coding sequence GTGGACATCATCGTGAGGGGCCGTCACACCGACGTCAACGACAGGTTCCGGCAGCACGTCGACACCAAGCTGGCCAAGATCGAGCGGCTTCACAGCAAGGTCAGGCGGGTGGACGTGGAGGTGTCGCAGGAACGCAATCCCCGTCTGGCCGACCAGCGGGAACGGGTCGAGCTGACGATCCGCTCGCGCGGCCCGGTGATCCGGGCCGAGGCGGCGGCCGACGATCGGTACGGAGCCCTCGACCTGGCGCTGGACAAGCTGGAGTCCAAGCTGCGCCGCGACAGCGACCGAAGGAAGGTGCACCACGGCAGCCGGGCGCCGGCCAAGCTCGCCACCATGGAGCCGCTGCCCGACGCCACCGCGGACGCCGCCCCGGCGCCGCAGTCACCCAAGAACGGGTCCAAGAACGGATCCAAGCCCCGGCAGGCTCCCGCCGGTGCCGGCACCGAGGACGCCGAGGCCGACCTCTACGAGGCCGTGGACTCGGCGATGGACGAGAATCTCGTCCCGATCCCCATGGAGGGCGACGGCCCCATCGTCGTCCGAGAGAAGTTCCACAAGGCCGAGCCGATGGGCATCGAGCAGGCCCTCTTCGAGATGGAACTCGTGGGTCACGACTTCTTCCTCTTCAGGGACAAGGCATCGGGCCACCCTTCTGTCGTATACAGGAGGAGAGGCTGGGACTACGGAGTCATCCGCCTGGTCGAGGAGTGA
- the secA gene encoding preprotein translocase subunit SecA encodes MPPVIDKILRAGEGKILRKLKKLADQVNSIEEDFLEMSDAELRELTEKYRERIADGESLDNLLPEAFATAREAARRVLGQRHYDVQVMGGAALHMGHIAEMKTGEGKTLTCVLPAYLNALSGDGVHVVTVNDYLAKRDAEWMGRVHQFLGLEVGVILPQMTPEERRVAYNCDITYGTNNEFGFDYLRDNMAWSLEECVQRGHNFAIVDEVDSILIDEARTPLIISGPAEQNSKWYGEFAKIVPRLKRAELVSTAGQVDQYGPGDYEVNEKKRTVGITESGVEKVEDWLGIDNLYDSVNTPLVSFLNNALKAKELYKRDKDYVVMNGEVLIVDEFTGRILHGRRYNEGMHQAIEAKEGVAIKDENQTLATITLQNYFRLYSTLSGMTGTAQTEAAEFNKTYKVNVVPIPTNRPMVRDDVADVVYKTEQAKFEACVDDIAERHEKGQPVLVGTTSVEKSERLSRMLKRRGIPHQVLNAKHHEQESAIVAEAGRKGAVTVATNMAGRGTDIMLGGNPDFRADLELHQRGLSPLETPEEYEAAWPEALEKAKEAVKGEHEDVVEAGGLYVLGTERHESRRIDNQLRGRSGRQGDPGESRFYLSLEDDLMRLFNSARVESIMTRLNIPDDVPIESKIVSNAIRSAQSQVEQQNFEMRKNVLKYDEVLNRQRQVIYAERRKVLEGADLHEQVRNMIDEVVDGYVAGATGEGFAEEWDLDKLWKAFKQLYPISLTVDELVEEVGGEISGLDAETLAEKIRENAQSAYEAREEELGAEVMRELERRVVLSVLDRKWREHLYEMDYLQEGIGLRAMAQRDPLVEYQREGYDMFNAMLDGIKEESVGYLFNLEVEVEEQPAAPTVGAAPVEVSKTAPADDVPAAEAEAEAEAEAEEETPVIHAKGLEKPKRAKKLEYSAPTVDGEGGVEHHSEEAPDEYAGVSRNDPCPCGSGKKFKRCHGDPRNK; translated from the coding sequence GTGCCGCCAGTCATCGATAAGATCCTTCGTGCGGGCGAGGGCAAAATCCTGCGCAAGCTCAAGAAGCTCGCGGATCAGGTCAACTCGATCGAGGAAGACTTCCTCGAGATGAGCGACGCCGAGTTGCGCGAGCTGACCGAGAAGTACCGGGAGCGGATCGCAGACGGGGAGTCCCTGGACAACCTGCTGCCCGAGGCGTTCGCGACCGCCCGCGAGGCCGCCCGTAGGGTGCTGGGCCAGCGCCACTACGACGTGCAGGTCATGGGCGGCGCCGCGCTGCACATGGGCCACATCGCCGAGATGAAGACCGGTGAGGGCAAGACCCTGACCTGTGTGCTCCCGGCGTACCTCAACGCCCTGTCCGGCGACGGCGTGCACGTCGTCACGGTCAACGACTACCTGGCCAAGCGCGACGCCGAGTGGATGGGCCGCGTGCACCAGTTCCTCGGCCTCGAGGTCGGCGTCATCCTCCCGCAGATGACCCCTGAAGAGCGCCGCGTGGCCTACAACTGCGACATCACCTACGGCACCAACAACGAGTTCGGGTTCGACTACCTGCGCGACAACATGGCCTGGAGCCTGGAGGAGTGCGTCCAGCGCGGGCACAACTTCGCCATCGTCGACGAGGTCGACTCCATCCTCATCGACGAGGCCCGGACCCCGCTGATCATCTCCGGCCCGGCCGAGCAGAACTCCAAGTGGTACGGGGAGTTCGCCAAGATCGTGCCGCGGCTGAAGCGGGCCGAGCTCGTGAGCACCGCCGGTCAGGTGGACCAGTACGGCCCCGGCGACTACGAGGTCAACGAGAAGAAGCGCACGGTCGGCATCACCGAGTCCGGCGTCGAGAAGGTCGAGGACTGGCTCGGCATCGACAACCTCTACGACTCGGTCAACACGCCGCTGGTGAGCTTCCTCAACAACGCGCTCAAGGCCAAGGAGCTCTACAAGCGCGACAAGGACTACGTCGTCATGAACGGCGAGGTCCTGATCGTCGACGAGTTCACCGGCCGCATCCTGCACGGCCGGCGCTACAACGAGGGCATGCACCAGGCCATCGAGGCCAAAGAGGGCGTGGCCATCAAGGACGAGAACCAGACGCTCGCCACCATCACGCTGCAGAACTACTTCCGGCTCTACTCGACCCTGAGCGGGATGACCGGCACCGCCCAGACCGAGGCGGCCGAGTTCAACAAGACCTACAAGGTCAACGTGGTGCCGATCCCGACCAACAGGCCGATGGTCCGCGACGACGTCGCCGACGTGGTCTACAAGACCGAGCAGGCCAAGTTCGAGGCGTGCGTCGACGACATCGCCGAGCGGCACGAGAAGGGCCAGCCGGTCCTGGTCGGCACCACGTCGGTGGAGAAGTCCGAGCGGCTGAGCCGGATGCTCAAGCGGCGCGGCATCCCGCACCAGGTGCTGAACGCCAAGCACCACGAGCAGGAGAGCGCGATCGTGGCCGAAGCCGGCCGCAAGGGCGCGGTCACCGTCGCGACCAACATGGCCGGCCGTGGCACCGACATCATGCTCGGCGGCAACCCCGACTTCCGGGCCGACCTGGAGCTGCACCAGCGCGGCCTGTCCCCGCTGGAGACGCCCGAGGAGTACGAGGCCGCCTGGCCGGAGGCCCTGGAGAAGGCCAAGGAGGCCGTCAAGGGCGAGCACGAGGACGTCGTCGAGGCGGGCGGCCTGTACGTGCTGGGCACCGAGCGGCACGAGTCGCGGCGCATCGACAACCAGCTGCGCGGCCGTTCCGGCCGGCAGGGCGACCCGGGCGAGTCCCGGTTCTACCTGTCGCTGGAGGACGACCTGATGCGGCTGTTCAACTCCGCCCGGGTCGAGTCGATCATGACCAGGCTCAACATCCCGGACGACGTCCCGATCGAGTCCAAGATCGTGTCCAACGCGATCCGGTCGGCGCAGAGCCAGGTCGAGCAGCAGAACTTCGAGATGCGCAAGAACGTCCTGAAGTACGACGAGGTGCTCAACCGGCAGCGGCAGGTCATCTACGCCGAGCGCCGCAAGGTGCTGGAGGGCGCCGACCTGCACGAGCAGGTCCGCAACATGATCGACGAGGTCGTGGACGGCTACGTGGCCGGCGCCACCGGCGAGGGCTTCGCCGAGGAATGGGACCTGGACAAGCTCTGGAAGGCGTTCAAGCAGCTCTACCCGATCTCGCTGACGGTGGACGAGCTGGTCGAGGAGGTCGGCGGCGAGATCTCCGGGCTGGACGCCGAGACGCTGGCCGAGAAGATCCGCGAGAACGCGCAGAGCGCCTACGAGGCCCGCGAGGAGGAGCTCGGCGCGGAGGTCATGCGCGAGCTGGAGCGGCGCGTCGTCCTGTCGGTGCTCGACCGCAAGTGGCGCGAGCACCTGTACGAGATGGACTACCTGCAGGAGGGCATCGGCCTGCGGGCCATGGCGCAGCGCGACCCGCTGGTGGAGTACCAGCGCGAGGGCTACGACATGTTCAACGCCATGCTCGACGGCATCAAGGAGGAGTCGGTCGGCTACCTCTTCAACCTCGAGGTCGAGGTGGAGGAGCAGCCGGCGGCCCCGACGGTGGGCGCCGCGCCGGTGGAGGTCTCCAAGACCGCTCCGGCCGACGACGTCCCTGCCGCCGAGGCGGAGGCCGAGGCCGAGGCGGAGGCCGAGGAGGAGACTCCCGTCATCCACGCCAAGGGCCTGGAGAAGCCCAAGCGCGCGAAGAAGCTGGAGTACTCCGCGCCGACCGTCGACGGTGAGGGCGGCGTCGAGCACCACAGCGAGGAGGCGCCCGACGAGTACGCCGGTGTCTCCCGCAACGACCCGTGCCCCTGCGGCTCGGGCAAGAAGTTCAAGCGCTGCCACGGCGACCCGCGCAACAAGTAG
- a CDS encoding HGxxPAAW family protein, whose protein sequence is MTEQDHGSHAGRPGSWVAVAVMVTGFVVGGVALCLGPAWIMFWVGAGIVALGFVVGGIVHIFADVVVDAPRVIPEIVDYSVFGRHTDKRRGGLAGETLDKPVHTDTQRTPHG, encoded by the coding sequence ATGACCGAACAAGATCACGGCTCGCACGCCGGCCGGCCCGGCTCATGGGTGGCCGTGGCCGTCATGGTCACCGGATTCGTGGTCGGCGGTGTGGCGCTGTGCCTGGGGCCGGCCTGGATCATGTTCTGGGTCGGGGCCGGCATCGTCGCGCTCGGCTTCGTCGTGGGCGGGATCGTCCACATCTTCGCCGACGTCGTCGTGGACGCCCCCCGGGTGATCCCCGAGATCGTCGACTACTCGGTCTTCGGCCGCCACACCGACAAGCGCCGGGGCGGCCTCGCGGGCGAGACGCTGGACAAGCCCGTCCACACCGACACCCAGCGGACGCCCCACGGCTGA